The segment GAAAGCTACCAGAGTATAATAAAAGTTTAAGAGTTATGTATATTCCACTCAAGAATAAATAGTTTACATGTGGATATGAGATACAGTTCGGTTTGGTAAATTAGTAATATAAATGATTGCATTAATACAGTACagtagaatacacacacacacacacacacttcaatataaatatttgtattattatccaaaaaataaataataatgattaCTTTAAAATGTATGCTCCTGCGATGTGTACAAGATACAGACTAGTGTACACCAGCTGACGGGGAATATCCTCCTAGGAATGAaggatatagatagatagatagataaaacaGAAAATTAGGGACATTAATGCCAGCACTCCTCAGAGAGCTGTGTTTAGCCAAGGAGGTCAACACACAATTACAGGAAGTCACCCAGGCCTCCTTCTTGTTGGCCAGGACATCCCAGTCAGGTTATTCTGGACACTTGTGTTGACTTAACAAACTTACTTTCTTGATCTTCTGGAAGTAGAGTTCAGGAAGTGCATGTAGCCAATAGCCCAGTTGACAGATGTAGAAGAACTTCATCTGGAACCTGCCGTGGAAGAGGCGAGACATTTAGCATTTCTGCAACACCGGACAGATCACTCATCAATGCTAATAACATTAGTTGGCAACACTTTTCATAGATCACGGTGCATCATAAAAGACAGGCTGGGGGCTAATGTCTGCTAATCCAATCAGAGGACAGTGTCTGAACAATCCACTCTCGTTTCACGCTGGGCGCCTGAGCATATCAGCTTTCAAATAAACCCCTGACTAATGACTTGTCATAGAGTGAAGCATTACAATGGTCATTAGACAAGCTAAATAAACTGAAGCCCccctcatgcacatacacacgcacaaacaaacacacacatgccaacagGGCAAGGGGAGTAGAGCAACTTAAAGCTCTTTCTCGCCTATTAAATCAGACAGCCGGACACACCCACCCAGGAAGTCCATCTCACTGCTCCCATTAATCGAGCAGACACCCTCCTAAGACCCAACGCACACGTTTATCTTCTCAACGCGGCTGTGTATTCCCATTAGCCAATGTCTACTTACGGCATCAGAGCGTGGGGGTAGCCTTCCCAAAGACTCACAGGATTGGACAGGAGGTTCTCCTACACGGACGACAAACAGGCAGAGTTAATAGTGTCAGGAAGGAGGTCAAAACGGGAGTAACTCAAGACAATGTGTTGTTGACTGTATGTAAATGTCCTTAATGCAGGACTGCGTACTTTGCACCCGCACATCAGAGTTGTTTATGCTAAGGATTCAGACAGGAAAAGTCTAAAATGTTAGAAATCCTTTTATATGTGGCCATTGAGGCCCGTTCTAATAACATAGCACAAGATAAATCCCTAGACACACCTGAAAGAAAAGCAATATAATCTGAAGGATTACAACACAGGACTGTGTTCTCGGTCCGCCTAGCACTTACTGAGAGGATGATGCTGGCTCCCCATCCGCACGAGAACAGGTAGAAGGCACTCAGCTGACCTGACTCGTTGAATTTGCTGTGCTTGGTCTTGGAGAAGTGCATCTTCCGGTTGATCTTCTGCAAAAGAACGCAAGTAAGGAGAAGTTGGTCAGGTGGCATCCatgtatttgaatgtgtgtatatgtgtgtgtgagagagagagagagatagagaaaaggagAGCTAGAGACTAAAGATTGGATACAGAGACTATGTgaatgtctgtcagtgtgtgtgtgtgtggagagaaagCTCTTTGAGAGACATATATAGGGCAAGTGTAGGAGCCAGGGCAGGAGTCAGTGCATGTCAGACTGTGTGTGCCGACCACACTGTTCCAGTGACACTTACGTCGAGCACATACTCCTGGATAATGGCATGCATGATGATGGCCACCAGCATGTAGAAGAACACGGTGGCCAGATCCTTAAGGCCATGCTGAAAGTAATTCACTGACGTCTCCTCAGGTCCCTCTGCCAAATGGAAGACCACAAACGTTAACGTTTCCTCCTTTAGCTCCAGCTCTAAGCCCCTTGCTCTACTGGTTGTGCTACAGAACCATACAACACTGACAACTCTAATGACACTGTCAAACAACACTGTTTCAGATAACAATGTGACTCAAACACAAAATGTGACTCAATGGAAATATTGAAACAGATGCAACGAATCAGCAAGCTAGATGGACTTATGATTACGGACTTCCATTATCAACTCATTATCCCATTATCTCAGAAACAAATGAACACCTGGCATTCATCATTTCCATTCTGCCAGGCATGATTAAAACAGTCTTGTGACACTTTGAGAACATGTCAGGAACATCACACAATTGTAACTAGGCTATTTACTGACCAGTGACCTCATCTGCAGATCGAGAGTAAGTGACTACACATGAAAATGTATGCAGCGGCAAAAAAGTGATTTGACCTTAGATTTTTGGCAGCTACAGTATCCCTGTCTGACCCCTACTGGGGCCGACTACGTGGCCTAGCTACTTACTTCACTTAAGCACACAGTGTCAAGTGAGCGGCAGAGTCTGTGTGTTGAGTGTCTTTTTCTATAGTAAAGCATGGGGCCATTTGAAGGCGAGATTTAATTAGCAAAAGTCTTACTTTACAAAGAATTGTTTATGATAAAATAAAAGCCAAAGTAGAAATGAGACCAACTTCttccactttcttcttactacTTTCAGATATCTGGTTAGGGATATCAACATGcgaaataaaactttaaaaaGACCAAAGTTCTATGCCATCAGCAACAATCTTACCGTTGGATGAGATGGTTACGTTGTACTGTACAGTTATAAACAAAACTGCGACCTTTGATGTGACCTGCAATGAAAGTAAAGGTTTGGAGTGCTTTATCTTGATGGTTAATAAAACAACAAGCACAACATCCAGACTACAAAAATGTTAGTAAACCTTCACAACTAGATGTCGAATACTGATAAAGTACCGCCGCAATGGCAAAATCCCTGAGCTGAGTAGCCGAAAAATAGTGACACCTCAGCTTCATGAAAAAACATCAACTCCCAGGATGCATTACTGAAGCAACGGTCgcgcagattttttttttaatcgaggATGCTACAAACTCAAATGTAGAGAATAAATGCTTTACAATAAAAAAGGCTGGAGAGCATATTTTTAAGTTAACTGTTGAACTCAAGCTTCTTCTGTtgtcaaaataaatgtaaacGTGTTCGGAAGTAGGCTAATGGTTGTAGTGTAAACGTGATGTCTGAACGATGACAGCGCTCTCAATCGCTCAGTGATTGCCACGTAACACTTGATCTGCGCGTAAAAGTAACCATGCCGAAGTGTGTTGCACAATatggtaacgttaggctacaatCAAAACAGTTTGCGCTGCATTTAAAACCTAGTCTATGCTTTAGTTGCAAATAACAATCATTTCAAATAACGGACTTATCCATGGCCAATGCCAttattctgtttcttttttacTGGCGTAGATTGCCAACAAGTTAACACGCTAACAAAGCCTGGAAATCAGCGTAAAGCTCAACAGACAGCAAATACGAGAATAAGTTTGACGACTGAACTTAGTGATTTCTACTGAAATTGTGAAAAGTCAGACCCAAATTACACATTTGACTAATTTTAAACTGCCGTCTGGTATGAGGAAACTGGCGCTTTCATTTTTCAAACGTATCGACGTTTGTGGACGGGAGGATACGCATTCTCCCCTCCAATGGCAGGCTACACACATCTACAAGAATTCTATTTGGCATCGACCAAGCATGGTGCTTGACGAAAAGTCCAAACTTACCTCAAACATAAGCCCAAGAAGAAACACCATAGCAACACAGGAAACAATGTCTGCATGGTTCTGGATGACAAATTCATGGCTGAGAACCGGAGGGTTCTTGTTAGTCTTCTTTCGGATCCCCATTTTGGTTTCTTATGACTACAATAAACAAGAGTAAACTGGCAAACACGTCCCTAGTAGTTTTTATCAAGGCGCGCCGGTCCGTCAAATAACGTTCCTGACCACCTCCCGCTGACTCCCCGACAGCACGATCGGCCAAATGGATAGACCgactttctcttcttcttccacCTTCAATTGTTTCTACGTAAAGGACCTTAGGTGGCCGTGACAACAGTATTACTATGTGATGCTGCCCCCTCTGCACTGGGAGTATAAAACTGGAAAAGTTTGAGTAAAGGCATTAGActactaacctgaccctagccagatgaatgtcgttccgcttagagtggagctaggcggagcgaaattcatctggctattgccaggttattAGGCTACATCTTGTGCACGTTTTTAGCGTAGCCTGCTTCGAAGTTATTTTGATGGTGAACAAACGTAGCCCTTGGGAGAATGACGTGCATTCCCATAGCCTACCCGTACTGCaccagccttgcaactttgCTCTCCNNNNNNNNNNNNNNNNNNNNNNNNNNNNNNNNNNNNNNNNNNNNNNNNNNNNNNNNNNNNNNNNNNNNNNNNNNNNNNNNNNNNNNNNNNNNNNNNNNNNNNNNNNNNNNNNNNNNNNNNNNNNNNNNNNNNNNNNNNNNNNNNNNNNNNNNNNNNNNNNNNNNNNNNNNNNNNNNNNNNNNNNNNNNNNNNNNNNNNNNNNNNNNNNNNNNNNNNNNNNNNNNNNNNNNNNNNNNNNNNNNNNNNNNNNNNNNNNNNNNNNNNNNNNNNNNNNNNNNNNNNNNNNNNNNNNNNNNNNNNNNNNNNNNNNNNNNNNNNNNNNNNNNNNNNNNNNNNNNNNNNNNNNNNNNNNNNNNNNNNNNNNNNNNNNNNNNNNNNNNNNNNNNNNNNNNNNNNNNNNNNNNNNNNNNNNNNNNNNNNNNNNNNNNNNNNNNNNNNNNNNNNNNNNNNNNNNNNNNNNNNNNNNNNNNNNNNNNNNNNNNNNNNNNNNNNNNNNNNNNTCGGCATCACTTACAGCCAGCCGTGAGCAGCCGCCTTTAGAAACCGTGAGTCACATtatgacatggtgtgtgtgtcgccGTGGAGACCCGACCGCCTTTGACATTGGCGTGACTGGCGCCATATTGTAACAAACTGACCTGCTGGGAGACCAGATTGCCGTCATGTCTCTATCGTGCACGGCACAGGAAAGTTGGCGTGTAGGAGAGGCGTCTTGGTGTTGGCCCTTGGGGCGCTCATAAGTTCTGCTGTAGCTTATCTTGTTAACTCCTGTCTAATTCTCCCTttgtgtctctcttcctctctgtgtctttgtgttgggGTGACTGTGTGGATGGCCCTTTGTGCTTggctgtgtgtttatatatatatatatatatatatatatatatatatatatgtggcatgtttgtacgtgtgtgtgtttacgttcacattgtgtgtgtgtgtgtgtgtgttgcacgcTCTCTGAACAGACCATGTGCAGAATGAGGAGAACTACGCTCAGGCCCTGGACAAGTTTGGCAGCAACTTCATCAGCCGGGACAACCCTGACCTGGGCACGGCCTTCGTCAAGTTCTCCACCCTCACCAAGGAGCTGTCCACTCTCCTCAAGAACCTGGTGAGTGACTACTGGCCAGCACCGCCCACTGGGAGACTGGGGGCCTGTCCTCTGGTCCACTCAACTTCTACTGGCACTCATTGCCTTTATGAGTAGCATATggagtttatgatcatatgGTAATATAAGATTAcctgcattttgtttttattctaaAGAATAGTTGAAGCAATGTTCATAACTCATGTCATGTGTACAGTTAAGTAGTTATAGTTAGTAAGCAAGGCAATTTTATTTGTCttcacggctcttcacaaggcaagtagaatgctccattgacttgaatgggctttcccaaagttctacggtaaaatattttcatgtaattaccgctgcaaacatataattacagCTGTCAATGggaatgggttttgtgcttctgatacgtctttcatatcactacgcaagaactggaacttcattcaaaattTCTCAGCAAAtaccacgatgaacggtaacaaataggctaggctatgtaggctaaagtcatatcgtggagagtttattatttcgttttggcaagtagccgtgtaataagcgggataatgtatagaacgccggtcatgattgggaaaataagtcccttcagggcggaacaagaccggTTTGGCCTGTCGGGACtttttttcccaataatgaccggcattctatacattatcccttacatatttcaTACCAAGGcagttcaatgtgctttacacatCATCAGTAGAAAACAGTAAACCTCAGCAAATCGCAACATTTAACATTTGTAAGggtaaataaaatgatttaaaagaagataataaaataaaagcaaaGATTAGACCAGATAAAGACAATAAacta is part of the Alosa alosa isolate M-15738 ecotype Scorff River chromosome 16, AALO_Geno_1.1, whole genome shotgun sequence genome and harbors:
- the tram1 gene encoding translocating chain-associated membrane protein 1 codes for the protein MGIRKKTNKNPPVLSHEFVIQNHADIVSCVAMVFLLGLMFEVTSKVAVLFITVQYNVTISSNEGPEETSVNYFQHGLKDLATVFFYMLVAIIMHAIIQEYVLDKINRKMHFSKTKHSKFNESGQLSAFYLFSCGWGASIILSENLLSNPVSLWEGYPHALMPFQMKFFYICQLGYWLHALPELYFQKIKKEDIPRQLVYTSLYLVHIAGAYILNLNRLGLVLFVLHYFVEFLFHVARLVYFSNEERQTGFTVWAILFVLARLLTLSLSVLTVGFGLAGAEQQGLDLVTGNFNVLFVRVTVLAAICSTQAFMMWKFINFQLRRWREQAQLQQSLKKKQAPSKSKSKNKANGVNGSVSANGADSPRARKEKSS